A part of Candidatus Woesearchaeota archaeon genomic DNA contains:
- a CDS encoding DNA alkylation repair protein, translating into MNSRICIMISEKIKQELNNLACKKNAEIYSNFFKSRKGEYGEGDKFIGVTVPEQRKIAKKYMHAPLMDLVELVSSGIHEHRLTGFIILTYQFEKYPEQRKNIFNFYVKYHKYANNWDIIDVTAPRIIGQYLLDNNKSLLYKYAKSKNMWEKRISIVSTMAFIYNNKFDDTIKISEILLHDKHDLIHKAVGWMLRETGKRDVKVLETFLKKYSRVMPRTMLRYSIEKFSKEMRKEYLMK; encoded by the coding sequence ATGAACTCCAGAATATGTATAATGATTTCAGAAAAAATTAAACAAGAATTAAATAATCTTGCATGCAAAAAAAACGCAGAAATTTATTCTAATTTTTTTAAAAGCAGAAAAGGAGAATATGGGGAAGGTGACAAGTTTATCGGCGTAACTGTACCAGAACAAAGAAAGATTGCTAAAAAATACATGCATGCCCCATTAATGGATTTGGTTGAACTAGTTTCTAGCGGCATACATGAACACAGATTAACAGGATTTATTATTTTAACATATCAATTTGAAAAATATCCTGAACAGCGCAAAAATATATTTAATTTTTATGTCAAGTATCATAAATATGCAAATAACTGGGACATTATTGATGTTACTGCTCCGCGCATAATTGGACAATACCTGCTTGATAACAATAAAAGTTTATTGTACAAATACGCCAAATCTAAAAATATGTGGGAAAAAAGAATTTCAATTGTTTCCACAATGGCATTTATTTATAATAATAAATTTGATGATACGATTAAAATTTCTGAAATACTTTTACATGATAAACACGATTTAATACATAAAGCAGTTGGTTGGATGTTGAGGGAAACCGGTAAGCGAGATGTTAAAGTTCTTGAAACATTTTTAAAAAAATATTCACGGGTTATGCCCAGAACCATGCTGCGTTATTCTATTGAAAAATTTAGTAAAGAGATGAGAAAAGAGTATCTAATGAAATAG
- a CDS encoding U32 family peptidase translates to MNKVELLLPAGNNACLRAAVNNGADAVYLGLTKFGARTLAKNFNEENIRSAVEYCHKHKVKVYVTFNTLVKNHELYEYFEQMNIAYSARVDGVIIQDSAFIPAIKTNFPSMLIHMSTQATITNTFSVPKNVERIILPREFSLPEIKHFSKEYKTEIFVHGALCFSYSGQCLFSSVVGGRSANRGRCAQPCRKRYNNKYSISTMDLCALEQLPVLIKAGVSTFKIEGRMRSPLYVATVAKIYRKYIDLYYKGDFKIEESDIDLLKLAFNREFTSGLGFEENIIDSRMSSNRGLFLGQLVNGEIKLKHGLNKGDTINIWQNNDFNEHVVKNMKNGYKSVKFAFPGDIVKINDLIMDKVPIYKKASNELTAELGEEIPHLISKTKKRKIILPYVELNKNVDSPKLFVKVYNKNFAIEADKAKAHVIYYDILKEDCEQVKSLIKNAEFFVFTPRILSDAQIKEIVKKIKKVNPAGVLVGNKGLLPFLKKYQLHLDYSFNCFNDLDLASYGGLPIISPELCFDDLKEFRNKNFILHAHGNIVVMTSKQKLKAPELVDDEGRHFKVREYNGCTEILNSKQLGLFSKVQDCINENINYFYLDLSKDVTRFVKVYQKIIKGIDFEDKKISKGFTKGHFERGVE, encoded by the coding sequence ATGAACAAAGTAGAATTACTATTACCTGCAGGAAATAATGCCTGTTTGAGAGCTGCAGTGAACAATGGTGCTGATGCAGTTTATCTAGGCTTAACCAAATTTGGGGCTAGAACCCTTGCTAAAAATTTTAATGAAGAAAATATTAGGAGCGCTGTTGAATATTGTCATAAACATAAAGTTAAAGTTTACGTTACCTTTAACACGCTTGTAAAGAACCATGAACTTTATGAATATTTTGAACAGATGAATATAGCATATTCTGCAAGAGTGGACGGGGTTATTATTCAGGATTCAGCGTTTATTCCCGCAATTAAAACAAATTTTCCTTCAATGCTCATACATATGTCCACGCAGGCAACTATCACTAATACTTTTTCAGTGCCTAAAAACGTTGAGAGAATAATTTTGCCGAGGGAATTTTCTTTGCCTGAAATTAAACATTTTTCTAAAGAATACAAGACAGAGATATTTGTGCATGGCGCTTTATGTTTTTCATATAGCGGGCAATGTTTATTTTCTTCAGTTGTCGGAGGCAGAAGCGCTAACAGGGGGAGATGCGCTCAACCTTGCAGGAAAAGGTACAACAATAAATATTCAATAAGTACGATGGACCTTTGCGCTCTTGAACAGTTGCCGGTTTTAATTAAAGCAGGGGTTTCAACATTTAAGATTGAGGGCAGGATGCGTAGTCCTTTATATGTTGCAACTGTTGCAAAAATTTATCGGAAATATATTGATTTATATTATAAAGGGGATTTTAAAATTGAAGAATCTGATATAGACCTTCTTAAACTTGCATTTAATAGAGAATTTACTTCTGGACTTGGTTTTGAAGAAAATATTATTGACTCCAGAATGTCTTCTAACAGAGGACTATTTTTGGGGCAGTTGGTCAATGGAGAAATTAAGCTTAAGCATGGACTAAATAAGGGGGACACTATAAATATTTGGCAAAATAATGATTTTAATGAACATGTTGTAAAAAATATGAAAAACGGTTATAAATCTGTAAAGTTTGCTTTTCCAGGAGATATAGTAAAAATAAATGATTTAATTATGGATAAAGTTCCTATTTATAAAAAAGCTTCAAATGAATTAACTGCAGAACTTGGCGAAGAGATTCCTCATCTTATATCAAAAACAAAGAAACGTAAAATTATTTTACCATATGTTGAATTAAATAAAAACGTGGATTCCCCCAAACTTTTTGTTAAGGTTTATAATAAGAATTTTGCAATTGAAGCTGATAAAGCAAAAGCGCATGTTATTTATTATGATATTTTGAAAGAGGACTGTGAACAAGTAAAATCATTAATTAAAAATGCCGAATTTTTTGTTTTCACACCAAGGATTTTGTCTGATGCGCAGATAAAAGAAATTGTTAAAAAAATCAAAAAAGTAAATCCTGCGGGGGTACTAGTCGGTAATAAAGGATTATTGCCCTTCTTAAAAAAGTATCAATTGCATTTAGATTATTCATTTAACTGCTTTAATGATCTTGATTTGGCAAGCTATGGCGGTTTGCCTATTATATCACCGGAGTTGTGTTTTGATGACCTTAAAGAGTTCCGGAACAAAAATTTTATTTTGCATGCACATGGAAATATTGTAGTTATGACTTCAAAACAAAAACTTAAAGCCCCTGAACTGGTTGACGATGAGGGCAGACACTTTAAAGTGAGGGAATATAATGGTTGCACTGAAATATTAAATTCTAAACAATTGGGACTATTCAGCAAAGTGCAGGATTGTATTAATGAAAATATTAATTATTTTTATCTGGATTTATCAAAAGATGTTACTCGTTTTGTTAAAGTTTATCAAAAGATTATCAAAGGCATAGATTTTGAAGATAAGAAAATAAGCAAAGGTTTTACAAAAGGGCATTTTGAACGCGGAGTTGAATAA